Proteins encoded within one genomic window of Gadus macrocephalus chromosome 16, ASM3116895v1:
- the LOC132474028 gene encoding T-cell surface glycoprotein CD3 epsilon chain-like — translation MRIHIGSVLVCLLLSFARSGDTAGVSFWKKSFTMTCPDVGDWYKEDIKIAANSEKLYIMEYNDTTKGHYYCIHLAEKYHFYVKGKVCENCYELDPVKVAVVIIADVLLTLGVILVVYVRARKRKSAVAKPKKVSSSGPSGSPATSSPDYQVDTHPLL, via the exons ATGAGGATCCATATTGGCAGCGTGCTCGTCTGCCTGCTCTTGAGTTTTGCAAGGAGTGGAGACACAG CTGGCGTCTCCTTCTGGAAGAAGAGCTTTACCATGACCTGTCCAGATGTGGGGGACTGGTACAAGGAAGACATAAAGATCGCGGCAAACAGCGAGAAACTCTATATAATGGAATATAATGACACGACCAAAGGCCATTACTACTGTATACACCTTGCGGAAAAATATCATTTTTACGTGAAGGGAAAAG TGTGTGAAAACTGCTATGAGCTGGACCCCGTCAAGGTGGCAGTGGTCATCATTGCAGACGTTTTGCTGACACTGGGAGTCATTCTGGTGGTCTACGTTCGGGCCAGAAAGAGGAAGTCCGCCGTAGCGAAACCCAAGAAAG TGTCTTCATCTGGACCGAGTGGGAGTCCGGCTACATCCTCTCCTGACTAtcaggtagacacacaccctctcctGTAG